The DNA sequence CCAACCCTAACAGAGCGGCTACTAGGGTTTTATTAACTAAAATGAAAAAGGTCCCTCTACTATAAGATGTGTGTTTAGAATGCATGTACAaataaaatgactaaaatgaAAAAGGTCCCTCTGCTATAAGATGTGTGTTTCAAATCACGAGCGTTCTTCTTCACTTGTAGGAAAAAGTTATTAAGATGTGTGTTTAGCATGCATGTACACAGGGCCAGCTCTGAGGGCTACCCTGAGACGACCGCCTCAAGATCACCAGCTTTCGGGGGCctctaaagaaaagaaaaaaaagtttcttTACATATTTTATGGAAGTTATATAACAcatttttttcatatatatgtGAATCTGTGTGTAACAATCCAACAATGCTGGTAATTTAATTTTTTCCTGGCATGCAAGGTTCGAGTCTTGCTGCCGCTGCAcctttttttgaaaatatttttgtttttgttttgttgaaaaaaatctacatatattttcaataaaaaaggTACAAAACAACTATAACACTAATCGGAATAGAATTACAATTTGTCAACCTTATATACAAAACTACACTTATCTTAGAAAAAGATTAAGACTACATGGGGAAAAAAAGACTTGTGAAGCCACATTTTCATTTTCCGCCTCGGGTCTTCATAATCTCAGGGTCAGGCCTGCATGTACATTACCTATTAAGATCTCTTAGTCTGTTGTACAAATAAATTTTATTATTCTATTGGAATGCATAATGAATTACCTaactttatattttgttatatgttATATATCCGTTCGTCTTAGCAGTGACGGATCCAGAAAAATTTCTCACATAGGGCAAGACTATTAAGTAGTaagatcatttttcttttttgaagcaAAAAATTCTTAACTTTTAACTGATGTCAATTAAATTATCTCAAAcatgtttgttcttgttttttcttcttctttttgaaattgAGATTTAGAACCCAACAAGTATAAATAAGTAGGAGCTAAACACTAAAACTGAAAATAGAATAGTGAAACTAGAATTAATACAAATTtaaattgaatttcaaaaaagaaaaatatttcatgaAATGATTAGAGGAGGCGTATTGTTGATAAGAGAGGCGTGTAGTAGAGTTTGTGCTCTAGAGAAACTCTTAAgcttttaaataaataaaaaataaaagataaacatGTTCTCTCaaataaaatttaaagaaagaaaagatagaGGTATATGCCACTATCAATACTGTGTCATTTTGATAAGTTCAAGGAGACCAGGAATCAAGAGCAGTATCTCGTCATCTTGAACCTCTTGCCtctctttcataaattttttttctgtaaaaTCTTCAAAGCACAAAAGCTTCCATGGCTTGGTAAAAGAATCGAGGTTGGGCAGCTGCCAAACCTCGCCACCccctggatccgcccctgcatCTTAAGGTGTTCGGTATCAAAATTTTAGATGTTTggattttgtatgtataaacttATATAGACATAAGCTTGtcataacaaaaatataaacaatcCAAAATCTAATTATACATATTCCAGGGCTcgaagaaaagaacaaagatcatATTGAATCTAATTAAAGACATAACTACAGCATGAAGGGACACCGGAACATAGTACTCTTATATCGATCAGAAAACAAGTTTTGTAGTAAACATGAATTAAGAGACCGACCTAATGAAATGGGAGGGCATATTCAGCAATTTTTTCCCATGATTTGAGAGTTATATCTCTGTAGTCGATTTTGTACACTGCGAGTTGAGATATGGTGAAACTCAAGCTGGAAATGTTTTTATCTAGAGAACTAACTTTTTCTAGAGCTattttcctctcttcttctgtCAGATTCCCGTAAAGGAGACTCAAATATGGCCTACCACCTGCAGAGGAGGAGAGACAAATTACATGTTATATGATAAAATAAGCACAACAGCTATGGTCCATTTCAAAACTAGGCACCAACTCTGAAAAACAGTTATCGAGAAAAGCAATTCTACAATGCAGGGAACTTACCGCTATGGAAACCCCAATGTGCAGTGCATATGCGAGTTGTACAGTCtaactgaaattaaaaaaaaaatcaattcatgTATTACTACTCAGTGTATAAGAAAAATCAGAGTAATTGAATACTTAGGCTCTACTAATACATAAAAACAGAAATGTGCATAAATGAAAAGGTGCATGAGATCTCCGAATCAAATATATTGTTTCAAATTAGAGATGTATACCAAACCGGAAACCAACACTTAAAAATTCATATTAATaaagacaaaacaaaacatcATAGCAAGAAAATTTAAATACCTGATGGGATACTTCTGTTGATGAATCAATGAGTAGGGAAACACATTGGTGATAAAAATTGCTGGTAACCACTAGATTAACTTTTGCTTGGTATGCACGAAAATATTTAGAAGGAAGAGATCTGAATTTGTTGAGCACATCTTCATACGTCATACGAATAGACCCCACAACAGTGATATGTGGTTTGATCTCCGGCCCACCGAACTCAGCCCTGAGACCTTCCATCAACTTCTTGATCCTAAAAGACACATCATTCGGTGGGATGGCCCATATTGAATATGAATGCAATTCTCTGTCCACTATGGAAGGACCGGATGGAAAGTGCGTGAGTGGAGAAAAGTTCACCTGTAAAATAGCATGAAACATCAATAATCTGAATGTAAGGTATTTCCAAACTAAAGATAAAATTTGAATATCCTTATTGGTACAAATTTATTCAGGCATTCGgataaaaaggagaaagaaagaaaaaggttgAGTAACTATACCGCACTGGAATTATTTCTGCTCTCGAGCTTGTGGGCTCCCAAGACTGAAACTATACTTTTCACATAGACAACAGCTACAATGTCATCTGACTCGTCACATATCTGACGAGTAGAATAAGGCGTGTTTTGAATGAGAAAATCTTTTAAGCTTTCGCTACCAAGGTCATAGGAGAGTACAAGTTTCATGAAATCATTTATAAAAATCTCATTGCTATTCAAAAATGCCAATGGTTTCTCTGTGGGATCAAGAGTCAAGTGTTTTGTCCAAGCACCCTTCGGACCACCAAGCTCATCCAGCACCCATATTACAAAAGAATATTCATCTTCAGGTTTATAACCTTGAAGTCCAACAACCAATACAAAAAGAGCAGGGGATTCGTTCCACACTCGAAGTTCCATACCATCAGTGAAGACCCAGGGATGATACAAACACTCAGGTAACATGATATCATGAAATACCTCATTCTCAATATCCAACAAAATGATGACCGGCCCAGTGAGGTCCTCGTATCTATCAAACGCAATCAGTTCCTTATGTTGCTCATGTCCTAACCAATAAAATATTTGCTTGAATTGAATCTGGAAACTTTCGGGCCTAAGGACAGTGGTTTCTGTTTCGAAAGCATTGGTGTTGATCTTTCTCCAAGAATCAGTACTCAAAGTGTATATTGCAGCCTTTGGAGGATTATAAATATCATATCCATCATCCCTCATTTCTGAAGGAGAAACTAGTCCAATGTTAACAACTTTGTATTCGTTCAATTTAGGATCATATCCAAACCCCTGAACATACCTGGACCACACATCTTCATACCAATCATCATCTGGAAGGTATGGAAAGGGGGGAAGAAGCTTGAATTCCTGAATTGCTGGGTTCCATAAAAGCACCTGAAAAGATTTAACTAGAAGCAGACAGATGATTCCATTGCAATGCCCTACGATATGAACTGCTTCGCCTCTAGTCTTTAGACTCATACAAAAAGGAATTTTGATGTCCTCGACACTAGAGACAATAATGCTGTCCTCACCATTATCaatatcatcatcattattgcATAAATTAAGCAACGAAAACActagctcttcttcttcttcttctgcagtcTCATTAGCAGTGTCTTTGTTGTCCTTGGAGACTAAACGCTTCTTCATCAGGAGCAGACgcttggaattggaattgtaataggagaggtGGTTAGCTACGAACCTGGGATCGTTGATCAGCGCATACCACCCTTTAGAGGCGCATTTGAATCGCATCAGAGCCTTGGGAGGCAGAGTTGACAGGATTTTCTCCACCAGATCTTCATCAACCTCTGCCATTTCTGCCACGCCCTATCCTCTTCAACCTCTTCAACTAAAAGTAATAAAAGAACAAATTCATTACAATAGATCACAATGATGATAGAAGTCATAAGAACAATGGTTCACAGAGTATTGTTAAACGAAATCGGATCTAACTATATAGAATTACCTTAGTCCTTAACCTGAGAACTAGAACAAGAGACGGGGAAGATATGATGGCTGCTGGAGCCGGAGATCGAGAGATATTACCGATGGAGACTTGAAACAGCTTGTGAGTTCTGATGTTGTTTGCTACATATTTATTTCCATTAGGTTTTTATTGTACTTTTTCTTTTGcaaaaaaaacaaggaaaataaaataatgccAACGAAGACATGAGTTGGATAATTCTAAATACAGTATTAGGACAAAAACCTAATGAGTTTCTTTTGAAAAACAACGTGTTGCTATTGACTTTCTCATGTGCTATGGGATTATAAAACAAACTCTACATACTAGAACAATTGGATTCTGGGTCAAATACCCAGAATTATAAGTTGTGGGTGTTAAGTAGGCCTAAATAGGCACCATCCAAATACAGTGGGATTTCAAATCCAGCAGGAGTCCAGGAGCAAGGAAGAATGTGATCCCATGTTCCATAAACAGCATGGTTTTTGGTGTCGATGGCAGTAAAATCAGTGAGATTTCCAGTATCTGAGTCCCACAAACTCATCCTCTCCCCATAGGTGGCCCAACCAACACGGCAAGTAAAAATTGTTCTTGTTAAGCTCAACTGCCCCGTTTGATGATTTTCCATAGTCGACGATGGTAGTATATATTCATCTCAAAACAGATAATCTCTCATAGGATGAGAAGACAAAGCGAGGAAAAGAAGAGATGTAGCACGAACATGACGTAGAAAGATATCGATCTCCATTGTCCTTTCTTTTTGGTTGGGTTGGTTTGGAActtcagagagagaaagagtcgTAACAAGTTGATGTTATATCATGGAAGGGGCTCAAGACCTGAGTCTCTATCTATTTGTGAGATTGTATAACATTTATTTTGTATATCAGCTTGACTAAGAAAGTAAGAAGTCATTTCCTTACTAGGATGAGTTCTGTTAGATTGTATAATTTGTATCTGTTATGAATTGTATAGTAATCTATATATTATTTTGGTAATGATAGTTTTTCACTTTCAGAATGGGTAGAGCTTAGTAGTTACTCTTTtctgtttaagtataatgtatttgagagagattgatgagagagatgtgttcttattattgagaataggagccctatatatagggattacaaagtactagttctaatgttacaaggaataccaatccgtgtaggattgggaaatctagaaccttctctcctattgctactcctagtttgataaggcacactaaatcgatattccttc is a window from the Rosa chinensis cultivar Old Blush chromosome 2, RchiOBHm-V2, whole genome shotgun sequence genome containing:
- the LOC112189785 gene encoding putative F-box protein At3g17480, whose amino-acid sequence is MAEVDEDLVEKILSTLPPKALMRFKCASKGWYALINDPRFVANHLSYYNSNSKRLLLMKKRLVSKDNKDTANETAEEEEEELVFSLLNLCNNDDDIDNGEDSIIVSSVEDIKIPFCMSLKTRGEAVHIVGHCNGIICLLLVKSFQVLLWNPAIQEFKLLPPFPYLPDDDWYEDVWSRYVQGFGYDPKLNEYKVVNIGLVSPSEMRDDGYDIYNPPKAAIYTLSTDSWRKINTNAFETETTVLRPESFQIQFKQIFYWLGHEQHKELIAFDRYEDLTGPVIILLDIENEVFHDIMLPECLYHPWVFTDGMELRVWNESPALFVLVVGLQGYKPEDEYSFVIWVLDELGGPKGAWTKHLTLDPTEKPLAFLNSNEIFINDFMKLVLSYDLGSESLKDFLIQNTPYSTRQICDESDDIVAVVYVKSIVSVLGAHKLESRNNSSAVNFSPLTHFPSGPSIVDRELHSYSIWAIPPNDVSFRIKKLMEGLRAEFGGPEIKPHITVVGSIRMTYEDVLNKFRSLPSKYFRAYQAKVNLVVTSNFYHQCVSLLIDSSTEVSHQLDCTTRICTAHWGFHSGGRPYLSLLYGNLTEEERKIALEKVSSLDKNISSLSFTISQLAVYKIDYRDITLKSWEKIAEYALPFH